The segment TCCAGAAGAAATCAAGCAGTTGTTTCCAAAAACGATCGATATCGGGATCGAACATGGAACGGTTCTCGTCTTCCATGAAGAGGAGCAATATGAGATCACGACATTTCGTACGGAATCGACTTATCAAGATTATCGGCGTCCTGATAGTGTTTCATTTGTTCGTACACTAGAAGAGGATCTAAAGCGCAGAGACTTTACGATCAATGCTTTTGCTTTGAAAGAAGATGGTGAGATCATTGATTTATTCGACGGGTTAACTGATTTAGAAAATCACGTCTTACGAGCAGTTGGACGACCTTTCGAGCGATTTCATGAAGATGCTTTACGAATGATGCGTGGGCTTCGTTTTGTGAGTCAGTTAGGGTTCAAATTGGAAGAAGAAACGGCCAAGGCGATCGAAGACAACCATGCGTTATTGGACAAAATCTCTGTTGAGCGAATGAATGTTGAATTTATCAAAATGCTTTTAGGGGATTTTCGTAATCATGGCTTGGCCGCATTTGTCGAAACAAAATGTTACATCTATTGTCCACAATTAAAAGAAGATGGTGAGGCGTTATTAAGATTTGCCGATTTACCATCTATTCCATTAAAAAAAGAAAGTCAAGCTTGGGCATTATTACTCAATCAACTCGGTCGATCTGAGCAAGAGGTGGCACCTTTCTTAAAAGCATGGAAATGTTCCAACCAAATGATTCGAGAAGTCCAACGTTTGGTCAAAGGATTGGCGAAGCGACAAGAACGACGATTAACACCATTGGAGATTTATCATCTTGGAAAAGACGCATCGTTGGATGTGGAAGAATTGATGATTTACTTCCAACAAACCCCTGACACAACAACTGTGCTAGACATCTATCATGCACTTCCTATCAAGACAATGGGTGAGTTGGCGATTGATGGCAAGGTGTTATTAGCTACGAGTGAAAAAAAACCAGGTAAATGGGTCAGTGAAGCGTTAGCACTTGCGGAGTCAGCGGTAGTGAACGGACTGGTACAGAATGAACAAGCTGCATTATTAACCTATCTGAAAGAGCAACAAGGTTAGTCAACGAAATCGTGACAATCACTAATTACGTCTGTTTGGCGGGCTAATCATATACTGACATGGCTAAAGTAAGGGCATGAGAGTTATCTATAGAAGCGTTTGGCTTTTTTGTAGGATGTTTCTCATGTCCCTTTTCTCTTTTAGAGGAGGATTGTTATCAAAAAAGCTGACAGAAAAGCAAACATGAGAGATGACCGCTTTTGTTGTTTTATGCTAAACTAGTAATGAAACAGAATATAATGCGTCAAAAAAGGAGATTTTTTTAATGAGCAAAGAAATGACAGCGCTAAAATTTTATTTCCGTAACGGCGAAACATGGACGATCAATCGTCGTCACATCGGCGACCTTTGGATCAAACAAATCACGACAAGTTTTGGTCGTATCAATGGGAGTGAATTTATTGAGATCCATCCATGTGCCGGTTTTAAAATCGAAATCTTCCATGAGGGAGATTCAGTAGCTACTCATGATATCAATCTAGGTGGTTTGGAAATGGGTATGTTTAATCGTGCTTTGAAATATGAAGATATTGAACGTATGGAAATCTTGTATCGCAATGGTACACCTGATCTAGTATACTTCCCTTACTTGGACAAAGGAACAGAGGGATTAGATAATCAATATCAATCAACAAAAATCAGTGAAAAAACTGGTAACTTATACATTGTGATCAACCCAGAACAACGTGTTGACGATGTTTATGGCGAATATTTCGAATAAGAGCGAATGACGTTTAAAAATAGCACATGCAAAACTTTTGAATAGGTTTTGCATGTGTTTTTCTTTTGTCTTTATTTTACGATTACAGTTGATATTTTATAGTGATTGGACTAGAATGAGTTTCTGGAATTGAAACGAATACTTCATCCTAAAAGTAAAAAGGTTTTAGTTGCATTCTAAAAACTTTTTGCTATAATTGGTGCAGTTTGAATATAGGAGATCTTGAAAATGAGAGAGAGTTTTGAAGAACAAAAGAAACGACTGGTTGATCACTATGGTACTTTTTCAATGGAAGATCGTCGCCAGATCTTATGTAAGTTGCGTAAAAGGAATATCTTGATGTATCGTCAATTAGGCCGCTTGAAACACGAATTGCTCCGTTTAGAATCAAAACGTGTGCAATGTGAGTTAGATGGTCGGGTGACCCAAGCGGAAATTGTTGAAAACAAAATTTTAAAGAAAAAAGAGCAATATTTGAAAGTTCTTGCACAAAATAAAAAATAAAGGGGATCAAGCATGGAATTTGCAGAGTTAGTGATTGTTTTTGCAGTCACGATCACGCTATCCAACATAGCAAGTCGTATCTTGCCAATGATCCCTGCACCACTGATCCAAATATTTCTTGGCGTGGTTTTAGGATTGACCGAATGGGGTGAATCCATCAATTTTGAACCTGAATTATTTTTAGTGATGATCATCGCCCCCTTGCTTTTTAGAGAAGGAGAAAAAGCGGATATCGCCTCGATCCTGAAAAATTTCGATACGATATTGTTTCTCGCTTTTGGTGGGGTGATCTTGACTTTGATTGGCGTTGGAGCAACGTTATCATTTCTGTTGCCCAGTGTCCCTTTAGCCGCGTGTTTCGCTTTTGGTGCAGCACTAGGTCCGACAGATGCGGTGGCAGTCAGTTCGCTTTCCAATCGTGTGAACATTCCGAAAAAAGCCATGCATATTTTAGAAGGTGAAGGGTTACTGAATGATGCTTCTGGCGTAACAGCCTTCCAATTTGCCTTAGCTGCTTTGATCACTGGGACGTTCTCTGCGGTAAACGCAGGCGTTACACTGATTTTATCAAGTATTGGCGGGGCAGTAGTCGGCTTTTTGCTTGTCTGGGTAAAAAGAAAAATCATTGGTTTGATCGAGAAAGCATCGGCACGTGACGTAACAGGCTACTTATTGATTGAATTGTTGTTGCCTTTCTTAGCGTATGTTTTAGCCGAAGTCTTTCATGTTTCAGGAATTATTGCAGCAGTGGTTGCAGGGGTATTACAAGCCTCAGGATTTAAAAAAATCTCAGTCTTTGATGCGGAGTTGTCAACTTTATCGAATAGTACATGGACAACGATTGCTTTCACATTGAATGCGCTGGTATTTATATTTTTAGGAATTGAACTGACACAAGTCTTTACACCAGTTTGGGGAGATGGACTGTATTCGAATAGTTTGTTGCTAATGATCATTTTATTGGTTTCAATCATGCTGTTCGTCATACGCTTCGTTTCAATCAGCTTATTTTATATGTTTAAGGGCGGTTTTCAAAGTTTCAAAAAACAACTGAATGAAGTCTTGATCTTAACTTTTGGGGGTGTAAAAGGAACAGTCAGTTTAGCGACTATTTTTATTTTACCATTCACGATCAATCAAATGGCATTCAATCAACGATCATTGCTCTTATTTTTAACGGCAGGGGTTATTTTGGTCACGTTGATTATCGGGATCATTGTATTGCCAATGTTGACTGAAACAGAAGAAGCAGCGACAACTGATTTAAAAGCTTTGATGATCTTGGAAGAAGTGATTGAAACACTACGCTTAGAAAAAGAAGCGGAAGAACCAGGATCAAAAGCTTATTTAGCGATAGAAGCAGTGATTGAGACTTATCAAGAAAGAATCAGTGAGCTTTATTTATCTGATTTGAGTGGAGATGAAAAGCAAGAAGTCCAAGAAATCCAAGCGTTGATTTTATCGATTGAGCGAGATGGCTTGGATGAAAGATATCGTTCTGGGAAGTTGTCTTCTAATGGCTATCGCTTTTATTCAAGATTCCTAGCTAACTTTGAACAGTCGATCACAAGTCAAATTTTGTCATTCATTGGATTTTGGTTTATTGTGGTACGCCGATTGATGCGGATCGTTCTCCACCCCAAAATGTTTTGGCAAAGACGGCAAAGTGATCGCCAAACTATGATCTCTGATAAAGACATTCAGGAAATTCGAGAGACGTATCAAAAGAATACGCAATTGATCATCGAAAGTTTGGAGAATCTAACGGACGTTTATGATGATACGATGATCGGATTCTTTATCGAACAACGAAAAGCTCAGGGGATTCGGATGATGAGTGGTAATCTGATTTCCACTTGGATGATCCAACAAGATCGTTTGTTTACGAAGAAGATGCTAAGAGGTTACTATTTAGAAAGAAAAGTCATTGATGAATATGAAGTCGCAGAAACGATCACGACTTTTTCTGCGAATCAATATAGACGAAATATCAATCTGTTGGAGTCCTATACAATGAATCAACCGACAGATCGTTTTTCATTTCGCTTTGCGTTCCAAGCGAAAGCAAAGAAATTTCAATTGAAACAAGACCAAAAGAGGAAGTTGTGACAAAGCACAGCTCCTCTTTTTTTTTGAGGTTGTGACAGAAGTCATTTAACCTTAATAATTAAGTTCATCCAGGAAGTCAGGTTTTTGAATCCTGTGTATTTGGTTATATGAAGTGAGAGAACACGTATCTTCAATGCTACCTAAAAAAAAGAATATTCGAAAAAAACTATCTTTTAAACAATTGTTTTATGTTACAATATCCAAGATAAGGGGGGAGTACTGGTGAAAGAGCTAAAAATAACTGACCTCAAAAAAACATATGGAGAAAAAGAATTATTTAATCAGATCTCCTTTTTGATCCATGAACATGATCGCATCGGTTTGATTGGTACCAATGGAACTGGTAAAACAAGTCTTTTGAATATCATCGCTGGACTTGACAGTGGAGATGGTGATCAGCAGACAGTTTTTTATCCGAATGATTACCGTATCGGTTATTTATCACAAACCGATTCATTTGCAGAAAATGATACGGTCTTACAAGCTGTTTTTCAAGGGAATAGTCCATTGATCCAGACTGTACGACTCTATGAGGAAGCCTTGATTGCATTAGCTGAAAATGGCGATGATGAAGCAGTCCAAAAACGCTACGCATTGGCAGAAGAGCGAATGAATAAAGAGGACGCTTGGACGACGGATACAAATGCCAAGATCATTTTGCAAAAACTAGGGATCAGTCAATTAGAAAAGAAAATCGGTGAGCTTTCGGGTGGACAAAAAAAACGTGTCAGCTTAGCACAGGTTTTGATCGATGAACCTGATCTTTTATTACTTGACGAGCCGACAAACCACTTAGATTATGCAGCGATCGAATGGTTGGAATCTTACTTGAAACAATATCGTGGTGCCTTATTGATGGTTACCCATGATCGTTATTTCTTAGATCGTGTCACGAATCGGATCTTTGAACTTGCCTTTGGGAATCTTTATGAATATAAAGGCAATTATGAAGCTTATCTTATTGAAAAAGCCGAGCGAGATCGTGTCGAAGTCGAACAAGAAGAAAAGCGTAAACGCCTGTATAAGCAGGAGCTTTCTTGGATGCGAGCGGGAGTACAAGCTCGTGGGACGAAACAGCAAGCACGTATCAATCGCTTTGAAGATTTAAAAGAAAACTTATATCAAGTCAATCATGATACGGATATCGAACTAAATATCGCGACACAACGTTTAGGTAAAAAAGTGATCGAGATCAAGGATGGTTCGTATTCGATTGAAGGAAAACCTTTGCTCCAACACTTGGATCTATTGATCCAATCAAGAGAGCGTCTAGGAATCACTGGAGAGAACGGTGCTGGAAAGTCAACGTTGTTAAATATCTTAGCAGGGAAATTATCCTTAGATAGTGGCATCTATACGATTGGCGAAACTGTTCGATTAGCTTACTATACACAGGAAAATGAAAAAATGTCTCCGGACAAACGAATGATTGCTTATCTGCAAGAAGCGGCAGAAGAAGTCCAAACTGCGGATGGAACGCAAATCGGTGTCGCCGAACTTTTGGAGCGGTTCTTGTTTCCAAGATTCATGCACGGAACACTGATCCGTAAACTGTCTGGTGGGGAAAAGCGTCGTTTATATTTACTCAAATTATTGATCCAGCAACCAAATGTTCTATTGCTGGATGAGCCAACCAATGACTTAGATATCGCTACTTTAACGATTTTGGAAGATTATTTCCGGACATTCCCTGGAGCGGTGATCACCGTTTCTCATGACCGTTATTTCTTAGATAAGGTAGTTGATAAACTGTTAGTTTTTCTAGGAGATGGCAAACAAGAGCTTTATTATGGCGATATGTCTAGCTATTTAGCCAAACGCAAAGAAGATCAACAGATTCAACCAGAAAAAGTCAAAGCTAAGATAGAAGAAAAAAAATCTGAGCCAAAGAAAAAGCTTTCTTATATGGAACAGAAAGAATGGGCAACAATCGAAGATGAGATTGCGGAACTAGATAATCGTTTGGATGAATTGCAAGAGGAGATGAACCATCAAGGGGATGATTTCACACGATTGCAAGAATTACAAAAAGAAGTAACCACAACTGAAGAACTGCTGGAAGAAAAAATGTCACGTTGGGAATATTTAAGTGAATGGGCAGATAATTAGGAGGGAAAAGATGGAGCAAGCATATCTTGATCTAGGGAAAAAGTTGTTATCTGATGGACATGTAAAAGGTGATCGTACGGGAACAGGAACATTTAGTTTATTCGGTTATCAAATGCGATTTGACCTGCAAAAAGGCTTTCCGTTATTGACGACAAAACGTGTACCTTTTGGTTTGATCAAAAGCGAATTATTATGGTTTTTAAAAGGAGACACGAATATCCGTTATCTTTTACAAAATAATAACCATATTTGGGATGAATGGGCATTTGAACGGTATATCAAAAGTGAGGATTACCAAGGGCCGGATATGACAGATTTTGGACATCGTAGTTTGACTGATCCAGAATTCAATAAAGTCTATCAAGAAGAAAGCAAGAAATTCTGGGAAAAGATAGTGGCAGATGAAGAATTTGCAGAAAAACATGGAGATCTTGGTCATATTTATGGCTATCAATGGCGTCATTGGGAAACCAAAGAAGGTAGTTTCATCGATCAAATCAAAGAAGTGATCGAAGCTATCAAGCAGACACCTGATTCAAGACGACTGATCGTCTCAGCATGGAATCCAGAAGATGTGCCAAGTATGGCTTTACCTCCTTGCCACACGATGTTTCAATTCTATGTAAATGACAATAAACTAAGTTGCCAGCTGTATCAAAGAAGTGCTGACGTGTTTTTAGGTGTCCCGTTCAATATTGCTAGCTATGCTTTATTGACACATCTGATTGCGCATGAAACGGGATTAGAAGTTGGTGAATTTATCCATACTTTAGGCGATGCGCATCTTTACTCAAATCACGTAGAACAAATGAAAGAACAATTGTCTCGTGAAGTTCGTCCATTTC is part of the Enterococcus mundtii genome and harbors:
- a CDS encoding thymidylate synthase, producing the protein MEQAYLDLGKKLLSDGHVKGDRTGTGTFSLFGYQMRFDLQKGFPLLTTKRVPFGLIKSELLWFLKGDTNIRYLLQNNNHIWDEWAFERYIKSEDYQGPDMTDFGHRSLTDPEFNKVYQEESKKFWEKIVADEEFAEKHGDLGHIYGYQWRHWETKEGSFIDQIKEVIEAIKQTPDSRRLIVSAWNPEDVPSMALPPCHTMFQFYVNDNKLSCQLYQRSADVFLGVPFNIASYALLTHLIAHETGLEVGEFIHTLGDAHLYSNHVEQMKEQLSREVRPFPKLVLNTEKNSVFDFEMDDIKVEGYEPHPSIKAPIAV
- a CDS encoding CCA tRNA nucleotidyltransferase gives rise to the protein MRLNELPIEYKKAIPVIRKIEAAGFEAYFVGGSVRDTLLGQKIHDVDIATSAFPEEIKQLFPKTIDIGIEHGTVLVFHEEEQYEITTFRTESTYQDYRRPDSVSFVRTLEEDLKRRDFTINAFALKEDGEIIDLFDGLTDLENHVLRAVGRPFERFHEDALRMMRGLRFVSQLGFKLEEETAKAIEDNHALLDKISVERMNVEFIKMLLGDFRNHGLAAFVETKCYIYCPQLKEDGEALLRFADLPSIPLKKESQAWALLLNQLGRSEQEVAPFLKAWKCSNQMIREVQRLVKGLAKRQERRLTPLEIYHLGKDASLDVEELMIYFQQTPDTTTVLDIYHALPIKTMGELAIDGKVLLATSEKKPGKWVSEALALAESAVVNGLVQNEQAALLTYLKEQQG
- a CDS encoding cation:proton antiporter, which gives rise to MEFAELVIVFAVTITLSNIASRILPMIPAPLIQIFLGVVLGLTEWGESINFEPELFLVMIIAPLLFREGEKADIASILKNFDTILFLAFGGVILTLIGVGATLSFLLPSVPLAACFAFGAALGPTDAVAVSSLSNRVNIPKKAMHILEGEGLLNDASGVTAFQFALAALITGTFSAVNAGVTLILSSIGGAVVGFLLVWVKRKIIGLIEKASARDVTGYLLIELLLPFLAYVLAEVFHVSGIIAAVVAGVLQASGFKKISVFDAELSTLSNSTWTTIAFTLNALVFIFLGIELTQVFTPVWGDGLYSNSLLLMIILLVSIMLFVIRFVSISLFYMFKGGFQSFKKQLNEVLILTFGGVKGTVSLATIFILPFTINQMAFNQRSLLLFLTAGVILVTLIIGIIVLPMLTETEEAATTDLKALMILEEVIETLRLEKEAEEPGSKAYLAIEAVIETYQERISELYLSDLSGDEKQEVQEIQALILSIERDGLDERYRSGKLSSNGYRFYSRFLANFEQSITSQILSFIGFWFIVVRRLMRIVLHPKMFWQRRQSDRQTMISDKDIQEIRETYQKNTQLIIESLENLTDVYDDTMIGFFIEQRKAQGIRMMSGNLISTWMIQQDRLFTKKMLRGYYLERKVIDEYEVAETITTFSANQYRRNINLLESYTMNQPTDRFSFRFAFQAKAKKFQLKQDQKRKL
- a CDS encoding ABC-F family ATP-binding cassette domain-containing protein, with protein sequence MKELKITDLKKTYGEKELFNQISFLIHEHDRIGLIGTNGTGKTSLLNIIAGLDSGDGDQQTVFYPNDYRIGYLSQTDSFAENDTVLQAVFQGNSPLIQTVRLYEEALIALAENGDDEAVQKRYALAEERMNKEDAWTTDTNAKIILQKLGISQLEKKIGELSGGQKKRVSLAQVLIDEPDLLLLDEPTNHLDYAAIEWLESYLKQYRGALLMVTHDRYFLDRVTNRIFELAFGNLYEYKGNYEAYLIEKAERDRVEVEQEEKRKRLYKQELSWMRAGVQARGTKQQARINRFEDLKENLYQVNHDTDIELNIATQRLGKKVIEIKDGSYSIEGKPLLQHLDLLIQSRERLGITGENGAGKSTLLNILAGKLSLDSGIYTIGETVRLAYYTQENEKMSPDKRMIAYLQEAAEEVQTADGTQIGVAELLERFLFPRFMHGTLIRKLSGGEKRRLYLLKLLIQQPNVLLLDEPTNDLDIATLTILEDYFRTFPGAVITVSHDRYFLDKVVDKLLVFLGDGKQELYYGDMSSYLAKRKEDQQIQPEKVKAKIEEKKSEPKKKLSYMEQKEWATIEDEIAELDNRLDELQEEMNHQGDDFTRLQELQKEVTTTEELLEEKMSRWEYLSEWADN